The nucleotide sequence TGCCCCGCCGCTCGTCGTTGGAGAGCCCGAAACCGACCACGCCCCGGTCCGCGAACCGCACCGCGAGCCGCGCCAGCGTCCGCGCCTCCAGGGGGTGCTTCATCCGGTTCGCCGCGACCAGCACCCGCATCCCGAGCCCGGTCTCCCGCGAGGCCGCCCCGACCGCGTCGAGGATGACCTCGAGGGCCGGGATGAGCCCGCCGAGGTGCGGGGCGTACGAGGTGGGGTCGACCTGGATCTCCAGCCACCCCGAGCCGTCCCGGACGTCCTCCTGGGCCGCTTCGCGCACGAGTCGCTGGATGTCCTCGGGGGAGCGCAGGCAGGAGCGGGCGATGTCGTACAGCCGCTGGAAGCGGAACCAGCCGCGCTCGTCGGTCGCCCGCAGCTTCGGGGGCGTACCGCTGCTCAGGGCCTCGGGGAGGTGCACCCCGTACTTGTCGGCCAGCTCGATGAGGGTGGTGGGCCGCATCGAACCGGTGAAGTGCAGGTGCAGATGGGCCTTGGGGAGGGTGCTGAGATCGCGGTAGACGTGCTCCATCTGGTGATCCTGCCGCACCCGAATGGACGAACACACCCCGTTTCCCCGATCGGGTCCTTGCTAGAACGCAAAAACGGGCCCCCGGTTCCGCAGAACCGGGGGCCCGCACCACCTAGTAACGTTGCTGGGTGGTCAGGTCAGTCGGTGGCCTCGGCGAGGAGCTTCTGCATCCGGCTGACGCCCTCCACCAGGTCCTCGTCGCCCAGCGCGTACGACAGGCGCAGGTAGCCCGGCGTGCCGAAGGCCTCGCCCGGGACGACCGCGACCTCGGCCTCGTCCAGGATCAGGGCGGCCAGCTCGACCGAGGTCTGCGGGCGCTTGCCGCGGATCTCCTTGCCGAGCAGCGCCTTCACCGAGGGGTACACGTAGAACGCGCCCTCCGGCGTCGGGCAGACGACGCCCTCGATCTCGTTCAGCATCCGCACGATCGTCTGGCGGCGGCGGTCGAAGGCGCGCCCCATCTCCGCGACGGCGTCGAGGTTGCCCGAGACGGCGGCGAGGGCGGCGATCTGCGCGACGTTGCTCACGTTGGACGTGGCGTGCGACTGCAGGTTCGTCGCGGCCTTCACGACGTCCTTCGGGCCGATGATCCAGCCCACCCGCCAGCCCGTCATCGCGTACGTCTTGGCGACGCCGTTGACGACGATGCACTTCTCGCGCAGCTCCGGCAGGACGGCCGGCAGGGAGGCGGCGGAGGCCCCGCCGTAGACCAGGTGCTCGTAGATCTCGTCCGTGAGGACCCACAGACCGTGCTCGACGGCCCAGCGGCCGATCGCCTCGGTCTCGGCCTCGCTGTAGACCGCGCCGGTCGGGTTCGACGGCGACACGAAGAGGACGACCTTGGTCTTCTCCGTACGGGCCGCCTCCAGCTGCTCCACCGAGACCCGGTAGCCGGTGGTCTCGTCGGCCACGACCTCCACCGGGACGCCGCCGGCGAGGCGGATCGACTCGGGGTACGTCGTCCAGTACGGCGCCGGGACGATGACCTCGTCGCCCGGGTCGAGGATCGCGGCGAACGCCTCGTAGATCGCCTGCTTGCCGCCGTTGGTCACCAGGACCTGGGAGGCGTCGACCTCGTAGCCGGAGTCGCGCAGCGTCTTGGCGGCGATCGCGGCCTTCAGCTCCGGCAGACCGCCGGCCGGCGTGTAGCGGTGGTACTTCGGGTTCTTGCAGGCCTCGACGGCCGCGTCGACGATGTAGTCCGGGGTCGGGAAGTCGGGCTCACCCGCGCCGAAACCGATCACCGGGCGCCCGGCGGCCTTGAGGGCCTTGGCCTTGGCGTCGACGGCGAGGGTGGCGGACTCGGAGATCGCACCGATCCGGGCGGAGACCCGACGCTCGGTGGGAGGGGTAGCAGCGCTCATACGGCCCATCGTCCCAGAGTCCTTCAAGGCCCGGCACACAGGTTTCACGGACCGGACAGGAACGGTCATTCCCGGTCGTACGCGCGTCCGACGGCAGGTGGCTCGTGGTTTCTGTTCGACGCGGGGGCCTCTGACCACGTATGCTCACTCCTCGTTGGCCCGCACCGACCACATCTCACGATGCGGTACGTTGAGGGGCACCAACAAAGGGTCGTAGCTCAATTGGTAGAGCACCGGTCTCCAAAACCGGCGGTTGGGGGTTCAAGTCCCTCCGGCCCTGCTACACACACCGCCAGGTGTTGTGCGCATGTACGTACTTCATTGCACCGCCGTGCGGCTCCACCCGGGCGCGGCACGGCCGACCCGGAATCAGGTGAGAGATCGTGACGGACGCCGTAGGCTCCATCGACATGCCTGATGCCGATGACGAGGCCGCCGAGTCGAAGAAGAAGTCCCGCAAGGGCGGGAAGCGCGGAAAGAAGGGCCCCCTGGGCCGTCTCGCGCTCTTCTACCGCCAGATCGTCGCGGAGCTCCGCAAGGTCGTCTGGCCCACGCGCAGCCAGCTCTCGACGTACACCACCGTGGTGATTGTCTTCGTCGTCATCATGATCGGCCTTGTCACCGTGATTGACTATGGCTTCCAGGAAGCAGTCAAGTACGTCTTCGGCTGACTTTTTGTTCCACCCCATCTGTATCGCAGGAAGAAGCAGCCACCGTGTCTGACGCGAACCTGAACGACGCCTTCGAGTCCGAGTCCGTCGAGGACGAGCTGGACATCGTCGAGGCCGCCGACGAGGACCAGGCAGACGCTGCTGACGACGCTGCCGGCGAGGCCGCCGAGGAAGCCGCCCTCCACGTCGAGGACGAGGACGAGGACGAGCTGGAGTCCGACGAGGACGTCGACGCCGACGCCGTCGAGGGCGACGAGGACGAGTCCGCCGAGGTCGACGAGGCCGCCGAGGAAGAGACCGACGAGGAGGCCGAGCCGGCCGCCCCGGTCGACCCGGTCGCCGCGCTCCGCGAGGAGCTGCGCACCCTGCCCGGCGAGTGGTACGTCATCCACACCTACGCGGGCTACGAGAAGCGCGTGAAGGCCAACCTCGAGCAGCGTGCCGTCTCGCTCAACGTCGAGGACTTCATCTACCAGGCCGAGGTCCCCGAGGAAGAGATCGTCCAGATCAAGGGCGGCGAGCGGAAGAACGTCAAGCAGAACAAGCTTCCCGGCTACGTCCTCGTCCGCATGGACCTGACGAACGAGTCCTGGGGCGTCGTCCGC is from Streptomyces venezuelae ATCC 10712 and encodes:
- the secE gene encoding preprotein translocase subunit SecE, with the protein product MTDAVGSIDMPDADDEAAESKKKSRKGGKRGKKGPLGRLALFYRQIVAELRKVVWPTRSQLSTYTTVVIVFVVIMIGLVTVIDYGFQEAVKYVFG
- a CDS encoding pyridoxal phosphate-dependent aminotransferase, with protein sequence MSAATPPTERRVSARIGAISESATLAVDAKAKALKAAGRPVIGFGAGEPDFPTPDYIVDAAVEACKNPKYHRYTPAGGLPELKAAIAAKTLRDSGYEVDASQVLVTNGGKQAIYEAFAAILDPGDEVIVPAPYWTTYPESIRLAGGVPVEVVADETTGYRVSVEQLEAARTEKTKVVLFVSPSNPTGAVYSEAETEAIGRWAVEHGLWVLTDEIYEHLVYGGASAASLPAVLPELREKCIVVNGVAKTYAMTGWRVGWIIGPKDVVKAATNLQSHATSNVSNVAQIAALAAVSGNLDAVAEMGRAFDRRRQTIVRMLNEIEGVVCPTPEGAFYVYPSVKALLGKEIRGKRPQTSVELAALILDEAEVAVVPGEAFGTPGYLRLSYALGDEDLVEGVSRMQKLLAEATD
- a CDS encoding adenosine deaminase, with translation MEHVYRDLSTLPKAHLHLHFTGSMRPTTLIELADKYGVHLPEALSSGTPPKLRATDERGWFRFQRLYDIARSCLRSPEDIQRLVREAAQEDVRDGSGWLEIQVDPTSYAPHLGGLIPALEVILDAVGAASRETGLGMRVLVAANRMKHPLEARTLARLAVRFADRGVVGFGLSNDERRGMARDFDRAFAIARDGGLLAAPHGGELTGPASVRDCLDDLRASRIGHGVRSAEDPRLLRKLAERGVTCEVCPASNVALGVYEKHEDVPLRTLFEAGVPMALGADDPLLFGSRLAAQYEIARRHHGFTDAELAELARQSVRGSAAPEGVRAKLLAGIDDWLAS
- the nusG gene encoding transcription termination/antitermination protein NusG, which codes for MSDANLNDAFESESVEDELDIVEAADEDQADAADDAAGEAAEEAALHVEDEDEDELESDEDVDADAVEGDEDESAEVDEAAEEETDEEAEPAAPVDPVAALREELRTLPGEWYVIHTYAGYEKRVKANLEQRAVSLNVEDFIYQAEVPEEEIVQIKGGERKNVKQNKLPGYVLVRMDLTNESWGVVRNTPGVTGFVGNAYDPYPLTLDEIVKMLAPEAEEKAAREAAEAEGKPAPARKLEVQVLDFEVGDSVTVTDGPFATLQATINEINPDSKKVKGLVEIFGRETPVELSFDQIQKN